TCTGTTCGGCGTAACGCCGAGCGTCTTCTCCATCTGTCGATTGGATTGATGATCAACAAGGAACATCGCGGTCTCGGCGATCTTCGCAGGCCACCACTTGATCTCCATCCCGGTAAACTGATCGAGAGTGACGTTCAGAAGATCTGACGGATCAAGGATCATCTGCGTGTCGCCTTGCTTCGTCCTCAGCTTGATCAAGAGATCTAGCTCCAGATTCCGCATCTCTCGGTAGGCGACGATGAGGAAGTTGCCGCACCCACAGGCCGGATCTACGTAGCGGAAGCGCTTGAACTCGTCGTGCAGGGCCTCCAGTTGAGGCTTGGTGTTGGCTGCGTCGAGTCGTTTGCGCAAGTCATCGAGGAACAGTGGGCGCAGCGTCTTCAGGATGTTCTCTTCTGACGTGTAGTGCTCGCCCCCCGCGTGCCTGGCCTCGCGCGAGTGGACCGTCTGAAACAGCGATCCGAACACGGCGGGGCTAATGCGGGACCAGTCGAACTCACAGGCGCGGACAAGAGCGTCGCGCATGTCCGTGTCGAACCACGGCATCTTCTTGATCACGTCGCGCCTGAACAGAGCGCCGTTTACGTAGGGGAACCGAGCAAAGGACTCGTCGATGCGTCTGTCGCGCTTGTTCTCAGGCGTGTCGAGAACCTCGAACAGCATGGTGAGCTGCCCCGCCATGTCGCTGCCATCGCTTTGCGTACGATCGAGAAGGAATCGGTGGAAGGTCGCCCGCGGCCAGAGGCCGGCGTCGTCGCCAAACATGAGGAAGAGTAGGCGCGTAAGAAGAATCGAGGCGTCGTACGTTTCCTCATCTTCGTTGGTCGGATCGTCTTCGTCCTCTGTGTCGGCATCCTTAGTCAGCGCAGTAAACAGGTCGCCCATCAGGCGCGCTGCCTTGACCGATGCGTCCGCCTGGTCCTCGCGAATGATGGCTTCGATGTCGTCTTCCGCGGTCAGGAAGAGGAACGACTCGACGTAGTCTGGTAGCTCATTCGTACGGATCGTAAGGGTGCGGGTCGGATCGTCTTTCCGTCGTGAAAGATCGGTCACCTGGATTGACTGGAAGTCGGACGTCAGGACATACCGCGGAAGTGCACCCGAGATCGATCCACCTGCGATGTACGCGTTCGCTTGCTCCTCAGCGTTCGAGATCGACGCGCCCTTGGGTGTCACCAGCTTGCCGGCTGACTTATGTTCGATGAGGAACAGCCCAGGCTTGAGGACGTCGATGTAGCCGTAGTTGCCGGTGTCGGCACGCTTGGCTTGTGCCTCGAAGATCACCCCCTTGCGGCGGACTGAGTCGACTCCGTAGCAGGCCATCAAGTCACGCCAGAAGTTCTGCGCGTCAGACTTCTCGCTGGTCGCGTCCTTGTAGTCCACAACGAACCGAGCCACCCGGTTACGCATCTCGTTGAGGGACAGCACTTTGCCTTCGTCGATCACGCTCGCATCCTGCCGGAAGACACAGACATCTGAGGACACTCTGCGGAAACACTCATGACGGTTCGGCCCTCAGGGTCGCCCTATTGCAACTTGACGCCCGAGGGGCAGCGCCTACTCGCCGAGTAGGCGCACCGCTTCGCTGGACGACACTTTGATCGTCTCCGTGACGATTCGGTCGCTGCCGCACCGGACGCAAACGAGCTTGCCTTTGTCTGGTCTGCGGTTGGCGGCCGCTTGCATTGCGTAGCCGCCCTTGTCGGCGCCCGACAGCCCCGGAGACGCGGCTGCACCCCAGGCTTGCATCCGCATGCCGATGGGGGCCTTGCCAAGCTTCGTGACCACGTAGGTCACCGTGCCCGGCAGCGCATGCTCCGTAGCGTGCCCTTGGGCCTTACAGCCCCGGCAGGTCGTGCGCGTCAGCTTGGTCCTGGCCATGATCATGTCTCCTATCAATCGAGCACTGTGACAGCGAGGACGTTGCAGGAGTCGACGGCTTCGGCGTCACCCTGCATGTTGCCCATACGGATCTTTTGGCGTTGGCCGGCCTTGAGCTCGGCAGTGAACTCGGTTCCCGTTCCAAGGACGGTCGACTCGGACTCGAACTGCACCTCGACCGAGAACGCGGCGGCCAAGCCTGTCGTATTCGTGACCTCTACTTCGGCCACGGGCAGCCCGTTGTCGATCCGGCAGGCGACAACAGTCGTCTTCGGCGTCACGTCATTAGCACCCGTCGTCGTGGCAGTCGCAGCTGACGGGACGCCCGCGTCGGTCGATCCCTGAGTCTCGGCGCGCGGTGGGTCGTCCCGCTCTGACGCGCTACAGCCCCATGCGAGTACGAGGAGTGCCATGCAGGCCGCCATTCGCAGATGCTTCACAGACCGAAGGTAGCGTCGATCAGATCTGATCGGAGGGAGATCGCATTAGATCTTCAGTGCATCCATGATGCCTAGCAGGCTTTTCGCAGAATGGATTCCAGTGACAAGCATGCTGTCCTCAGACGTGTTGGGCTCAACATCAAGGCCGAACGTGCACGA
Above is a genomic segment from Nocardioides aromaticivorans containing:
- a CDS encoding class I SAM-dependent DNA methyltransferase, which codes for MIDEGKVLSLNEMRNRVARFVVDYKDATSEKSDAQNFWRDLMACYGVDSVRRKGVIFEAQAKRADTGNYGYIDVLKPGLFLIEHKSAGKLVTPKGASISNAEEQANAYIAGGSISGALPRYVLTSDFQSIQVTDLSRRKDDPTRTLTIRTNELPDYVESFLFLTAEDDIEAIIREDQADASVKAARLMGDLFTALTKDADTEDEDDPTNEDEETYDASILLTRLLFLMFGDDAGLWPRATFHRFLLDRTQSDGSDMAGQLTMLFEVLDTPENKRDRRIDESFARFPYVNGALFRRDVIKKMPWFDTDMRDALVRACEFDWSRISPAVFGSLFQTVHSREARHAGGEHYTSEENILKTLRPLFLDDLRKRLDAANTKPQLEALHDEFKRFRYVDPACGCGNFLIVAYREMRNLELDLLIKLRTKQGDTQMILDPSDLLNVTLDQFTGMEIKWWPAKIAETAMFLVDHQSNRQMEKTLGVTPNRLPIDIAANIHHANALTHDWAELLPDGPTVWVFGNPPFLGRKETSDEQKAELQAAWQKPTAHLDYVTAWHRKALDYFTNVDGEFAFVSSNSVTQGEQVPDLFPDIRDAGWRIKFGHRTFYWTNESASKERAHVHCVIVGFTRDQGAKQRLFDYSDRRTQTEVKVTEGINGYLADAPAVYPASRSKPLSPELAPVSFGSMPRDDGFLLIEPDEYAGVIADPVAAKYVRRFIGARQLINNEPRWCLWMVDLDPADVRRSPVLKQRLEGVRAMRSNSKAATTREWAKLPHLFVQQAQPLVPYICIPRHFSEGRPYATVARFEPDVIAGDSCFTTVDPDGFVFAVLSSSMFIVWQKTVGGRLKSDPRFSKEIVWNTLPLPAVSADVRAAVIDAGAGVNAARGLRPERSLAEHYQPLAMSKELVAAHNILDKAVDKAFGAGRARMDELARQTVLFDRYAEMIAASS